The Silene latifolia isolate original U9 population chromosome Y, ASM4854445v1, whole genome shotgun sequence sequence atagagcttAAATGAACTAGAAAATTGAGGAAAGTGATAGAGGTTGGAGATAAAAATGCAGGAAGATAGTGTAATAGTCTATCCATTAAGAGGTAATAATTACCCACCTCCCCCCTCAAGTAATGCATTACCTGCATAtggaggtaataattcctcccGCACCACCTCtttccaccctccacaaccaccacaaaccaccaatgtccttccatttcttcttattttagcaTCTATtgctcccttaataattactcacaTTCCAAGCGAGCCCTAAATCTAagatatatgtatatatgtatacatattgaTTAGCTTTATGGTTTAAACTCCCCATTTACCATCCAGTGTGAGACCGTCTTATGCGGGGTGTACTGTGTACATTAGAGATTTGCTAGAAAAACCAACGTCAATGAAAGCTTTTTTGAAGAGATGTAGATGTGCGAAATTCAATGGTAAAAGGAACAAGCTTAATGTGAAGACTTTCAAGTATAAAAGTATCAAATTTGTATACATTGAGTTATTTTAGAATGTATTGTAATATTTGTTCGTCTACTCATAATTATTGATAACACAAATCTCATTATAGAtgggagatatccgtctatatttatagacgggtcaaatatccacccactttaagcataagacaagcaacaagttgcatgaggggcccaaaaatatcaccactttaagcatatttgacccatcttttactttggacggatatgtccgtctatagtgagactaattgttATGATAATAATTATACGAAGTACTATTGCATATTTGTAATTTaggagaaaaaggattgtacatcagatgtactacCTCACACTCAATGAGTTTTTgggtttttgtgtatttttttgtgttctataaagtttataaattacattttagttttatgacgtcaaaaatcaaatttttctgagcttatatgtaatttttttgagttataatgtaattttttgagattaatgcttaagtaaatgaactcaaaaactttataataaaactcaaaattttaaattaaaactcaaaaactttatgttaatgctcaaaaactatatcatctgatgtactacatcagatgtataatccgcTTACTGGTAATTTAGTTGGTCATTATATATCGCTCCATATTTACTCTTTAAAATTTGTTTGTTGACGTGTGCATGGATGAATAAAGTCATCGCTAACTTACGCATTTGCTATTAACAAAATAATAATGGAAACGACTTTTTAAATAAGTGGTGCATATAACTTTTTTAGGCTACATATTTAACACAAGACATACACAAAATACAAATAATTTGAGAAAGTCAATATGTTTCTTTCCTAATTCGATAAATTTTGTTAAATCGTAAAAATAATACATGTGTTTAAGAGATAAGTATTAGGAATAGTCGTATAATTTAAAGAAAAAACAAATACTTAAATTTTATGTTAGAAAAAACCTTCAATTTAACCATGGTAATCTCCAAGTTATTCAAACTACTTAAAttattataaaattaattaatatattaaacttttattttgttatgccgCTGAAATTCAATCTAATTTGAGAATCTAATCTAAAAATATTGATCATAATAATATATAACTTATTGATTTAATGAGTGGATATGATTCTTAGTATTTTTGTATGCATGTATAGAACTAGAAGTCTTTAATAAGTTGGTTTTACGTTATTACGTCCATATAAAACTACCCGTTAGACAATTACACTAGAATGTTGGTCTAATTTTTTCATACTATGTGATTAGTGTCAAAAGATTTTCTAAGCATTTGATAATAATTTGGACAAAATAAACCCTTATTAATTATTTAGGTAAAATCATATCAAAACATTATTGATTCACAAAATATTTCACAATGAACAAGTTTCACGAATCCCAAttaaatttcaatttcaattgatTATCTGTGCAGCGCACGAGCATGAAATCTAGTTACTAATAAACAAACTATTACTCCATGTCCTGCGTATAAAGTCAAAATCCTTTTAGTTCCATCTTATTTCTTTCTtagattttttttaaataatttcgTATCTGTTGATGCTATGAACTATATAGTAGCTCTTATCATTATAGGATATATGATAGTAATGttttaggttatgctttattTATGAGCATATCACTTCTTAGATTGTGGTGTGATTGATATTGCTGCTACAGGATCCCTTTTTACTTGGAATAATAAACAAAAACCTGAGGAATGGATATACAGTAGGATTGATAGGTTCCTGATCAATAAGGACTGGTGTGATCACATGCCTGACCTATATGCTCATTTCTTGCCTGAGGGCCTGCTGGATCACACTCCTTGCATTGTAAGTAGCTCAAAAAGTACCCAGGGAAAGAAATGCTTCAAATACTTCAACATGTGGGGTGGTGCAAATGACTTTTTGCATATTGTTAGAAGCAATTGGGATAAATGTCTTGCTGGCACACATATGTTTAAGCTGGCCAAAAACCTGAAGAACTTGAAGCCTGCTTTGAAAAGATTGAATAGGGAGGGGTATAATGATATTGAACATACTACCAGCAGACTACAAAAACAGGTATAGGACTTACAGGAGCAGATGGGAAAGAATCATACTGATGTGCAACTCATCACTGCAGAATATGAGTCATCTCAGGAGCTAAAAAAGTTATGCATAGCTAGAGACAGTTACCTGGCATAAAAGGCAAAGCAGACTTGGATGAAAGAGGGAGATACTAATAGCTCATATTTTCATGGTCTACTCAACAAGAGAAGGAATGGGAATAGGGTGATCATGATAGAGGACATGAATGGTAATATGTGTGACAATCTTGAGCAAGTTCAAGCAGCTTTTCTAGATTACTATATGAAACTACTTGGGACTAAGCAGGAAACATCCAGGATACACAAAAAAATTATTGATCAGGGACCTAGGTGTAGGGAGGAGCATCATGCAATTTTACTGAGACATGTCACTGTGGAGGAGATTAGGGCTATTGTGTTTAGCATCCTTGATATCAAATCTCCAGGTCCTGATGGGTACACAAGCAAGTTCTTTAAGGATGCTTGGAATGAGATAGGAGGGGAGGTAATCAATGCAGTCAATGACTTTTTTAATACAAGGCAGTTGTTGAAGCAGCTGAATGCTACAAACTTGACATTGATTCCAAAATGTGATAGGCCTCAAAATGTGCTACAATTCCGCCCTATAGCCTGCTGTAATGTTGTTTATAAGATTATATCCAAGCTGCTATGTGCAAGACTAGCTGAAGTGCTGCCATCTCTAATTGATCATAACCAGGGGGCCTTCATACAGAATAGGAGCATACAGGAAAATATTCTTATTTGTCAGGATCTAATTAGACTTTGTGAACGACCCAATGCATCTCCTAGGTGTTTGTTTAAGATAGATCTGCAAAAAAGCATATGATACTGTGGAGTGGACAATTGTAGAGAAGCTTATTGATGAGCTTAAGTTTCCTGTGGAGTTTAAGGAGATGGTTTTGCAGTGCATAACTACTGCCTCATTTTCCTTGTCCATTAATGGGGAAATGTTTGGCTATTTTCATGGTAAAAGAGGACTAAGACAGGGGGATCCTTTGTCTCCTCTAATATTTACTCTCTGCATAGAATACTTGACAAGAACTATCAAATATGCTGCAGCTAAATATGAGTTCAGGTATCATCCTATGTGTAAGCATCTGCAATTGGCAAacctgatgtttgcagatgatgtaTTACTATTCCGCAATAGGGATGCTAAATCTATGATGCTATTACTTCAGTCATATTCTACTTTTTCCAAAGCAACTGGTTTAAAAATTAGTGCTTCAAAGTCTAATGTCTACTTCAGGGGGGGCACCAGATCAGCTCAAACAAGACATTCTGAGTGTGCCAGGTTTTGCAGAGGGTATGCTGCCCTTTAAATACCTTGACATGCCAATTCAGACTACCAGACTGAAGAAACAGGACTGTGAATGCCTAGTGGAGAAGATTTGTAGCAGGATACACAACTATGGAGCTAGGAAGGTCTCTTATGCAGGGAGACTTATCCTAGTGAAAGTTGTACTGGCCTCATTACACTCTTATTGGGCATCTATGTTTGTTATACCAAAGGGAATCCTAGCAAAGGTTGAGGCAACCTGTAGAAAATTTCTATGGGATAATAGTGCTGACTACAGAATGGTTCCCTTAGTGGCTTGGGACACTGTTTGCAGGCCTAAAGAAGAGGGTGGTCTTGGGATTAAAAACCAGGAATTGATGAATCAAGCTATGATAGGTAAGCTGGTAAACTGGATTGCAGAAGGAAAGGACTCTATTTGGATTAAATGGGTGCAACATAATCATTTAAAAGGAAAAGAGTGGATGCAGTATAAGCCTAGTGCCAATACTAGTTGGGTTTGGAGAATAATATGCAATGTGAAACAGGAACTATCAGCTACATATACCAATTGAAGTTGGGATATGCAACGGGCATACTTCTCTACAGCTAGCTACTATGAATGGCTACAGGGCTCCAGAGCTAAGAATAACTGGTCCAGAGTGGTCTAGAATTATTGGGTAGTACCAAAACATCAATTTATAGGATGTCTGCTTGCTCATGGAGCTTTCAGAACCAAAGCAAAATTGGTCGGCTATGGGATGGATATAGATGACAGTTGCTACTTATGTGGGCAGGCAACTGAAGATCTGGCTCATGTTTTCTTTAGGTGTGCTTACAGTAAGAAGGTAGTGCACTGTATGCATCAGAAGACTAGACTATCTATTCCAACTGATAATGTGCTAGACTGGTGTATCCAAGTTCCGGGATCAAAAGTGCAGAAAGGGGTGCAGGCAGGTATGGTTATGGGAGCTGTGTATTATGTATGGCATCACAGGAATCAGTGCAGAAATGAAGGAGTATTGTTGAGTCCTGAGATAGTTGCAGGACAGGTTATTGATGACATGAGGATGAGAGCTCGAGGAAGAGATACTCAGAATATGACTTTATCAGATTTAGATTGGCTAAAGCAAGTTTGGATCCTGTAGATTGTTTTTGAATGCTATGAACTATGTATCCTGATATTtaatttttgatatatatatatatatatatatatacaactcacatttcaccaaaaaaaaaaatatcacttCTTAGCTAGGTTACACGGACACTCCTCTTAATTAGTCATCCCGTGTCGGACATCGACACTCCTCGGACACACGCCTAAACGTGTCGGACACCAATAAAGTTGTGTCTAACTTCCTACTTTTATTTAGGCACGTGTCCGatgcgtgtccatggtatttgggcacgtgtccgacgcgtgtccttGGTAGTTTGACATTATCTGGGGTGAATAATGTTGTTTAGACGAAAAATGAGATGTCGAAAGAGATTTATTAGAATATAGGTTTGGTTGGAAATGAAAATGAGGTATAATAAAAGCCAAATTTTACCTTcacatatttaaatttaatatcaaatacttttacaAAAGTAAAATCAAACTCTTATAactaaaaaatatatattttattaaatttaaataacgtgtcccatgtcctaaatttcatgggatgccgtgtcacgtgtccgtatCGTGTATgtatccgtgtccgtgtccgttttggttcTACCTAGCTTCTTAGTTCTTACCCAATAATATATGGTCTATTAAACATACTAACGGTGTAATTCGATTTGTAAATTTCAGGTACAATATCCATACTCTTTTAAAATCCTAAAGGATGGTTACTGTAGCCAGTACAGTAAATTTAAGTGATTTCTTCCTCTTTTTTCCTTGTGGCCATTTGTCCTGTTTTGCATGTAAAATATTGTTATGTGACTTACTCCTTCTTATTTTCGCCCTTTTCTTATCCTATTTTGGGGTTTAATAATAATGTTCTTACCCTCTGTGATGGTTTGTCCCTATATGTTTGCATGTTAAATTTGTCCTTTATTGGATTATTTGCCTTTCTTTCTCTGTGTCACTAAGAATTGTCATTTCTTTGCTCTTCTCATTTCTTTCTCTTTTTGTCACTTCTCTTGCTTACTTCAGAGTTGATTGACAAGAACGTACTGTTTTTGTTGGTCTTTACGTTTGATCAGTATTTGTCGCTTGGGTTTGCGCTGTTTAGGCGTGGCCTTCTACTCCATGCATGTGGTTCTTGTCTTTACTTTGGTGCATGGATTCCAACTGTGTGGAAGCTTTTACAGTCTGAGCCATTGCCGTTTCAAAACAGGGTATGATCTTTTGTTTATTACTTTCTTTTATGGGTTTAATTTGGTTTTGGAGTGTACTTTGAgttttttttggggtttttgggacATATTTATATGTCTTTGCTATTGGATCATTGTTGCATGTATGTGGTTCTTGTAGATACTTTGGTGCATGGTGTACACGTGTATGGAAGTTTGTTCAGTCTATGACATTGTTGTTGCTTAAAAGTGTTGTCGTTGGGTTTTAAAGGGGTGTTTTATTTGAGATTTGCCGTGAATTTTGGGTTATGCCTAATTTGTGTATTAGTGATGACTTATTGTTGATTAAATAGGCCTTTGTTCTGGGTATGTTTGAGGTATCCTTACCTCTTGGTGTGTATTAATTTAAGGTGTCTGTTGGGAATCCAATTTTTCCCACTTTTTTTCACGGAATAAATTAATTGGCGTTCCCAGAATAAATTAAATGGTGTTGCATGACAAGGGAAATTAAATTACATTGAGTTTATTAGATGAGAATGTGGCTATTTGTTCTTAAATAAAATAATGTAATGCCAtgtcaaaaaaataaaattagTAGTTATTTGTCTTGTGGGTATGATGCTGTTCATAAATAGTATGGGCAGTATATTTTGGTATCGGTATTTTGACAACTCATGGATAGTATGCAATGTTTGTCTTGGTCACAGTATTATTGTACAGCAAAAAGCAAGCAAACTGCAATAAAGTAGAATTTAATTATATAAATATACTGTATACTCTAAAAATAAATAGTCTATAAATAGATGTTGTTTTGTGGCAgtctttatgcaatttagtttgaAAAGAATCATGCCTGCGTATTACTTTGCTAAGCCTTACACATGTGTTTTGGCAAACATGCCCTTTCACGAGCAAGGTGGTAACGCAGTATGTAAAAGTTTCAAAAGGGTTAAGACTGTTTTGGTTAGAATGGGGTATCCTGTATTTAAGGTTAAACTTGTTTGGGGTGTGGAAGGGTTTAGGAAAGCCATATTGGTGGAGTTTGGAACTCAGGAGTGGCATTGTCATTCTGCTTTCAAACTTGCGCATGTGTTTACGCTTCAGGGCCGTTCTCGTGAGGACTGGTTATTGCAGGATGTGGCTGATGGTAGTACCCCTTATGGTTGGGTCGGAATTAGTGATGACACATATTACTTTACAAAACCTGTAGACTGGGTTCAGGTTCCATTTGCTATTAGGTTTGAGGCAGCAGTGGATGCTAATGCAGAAGTTAATGATGTTTATGGTGCAGTGGTTGCAGTTATTCGCTCTATTTATCCTTGACTTACTGCTGTGCTAATACACCTATTTAAAAGGGGTTATTACTTCTGGTGTCATTGTTGTTGGTCTAATAATGTGTCTTATGTATGTGGATGTAGCTACTTCAACGTTGTTTAACTTTGTAAACTTCTGTCTATGAAattctaatattgtatgtgggTAACTAGAATGGCGTGAATGCCTGTTGGTATGATTAAGTAGTTTCTATGTATGTCTGTAGCATCTACCATTGTTGTTCTTTGTTATTGTATCTCTTTGTTTAGGCTTTGAAAGTGGCTATGTATTTCAACTGGTTTGGTACATATGGCCGTTTTAGGGTTATGTTTTAAGCTTTTAAGAAACTAATTTCTTAATGTCGTTTCTAATTGCCTTTGACGCTTTTGGAGTTATTGATCTGTGCACAATGGTGCTTGTGTTGGTTGACGACTGTTTGTTTGTTTAGTTAACAATTTTTATAGGATGCATCGTCAATGAAAATGTGTTCTTGCATTGAAATTTGCCAAATTGCGATTCTAGAATATATTGAAATAACCGAGTAATCGGGAGCATCTCAATTCACAAGGATGAGACATTTGCAGATGTTTATGGTAAATATGTAGGGTATCTGGGCTTCAAAGAGTGTTAATTTGAGTATTGGTCCCTCATGGATTAAGCATTGCGAACCACTTTGTTTCTATTCCTAAGATATATGGACTGTCGAAGGTGTTGACGATCTATTACTTATCAGGTGCCTAGAGTATAGATATAAGGTACcactaatttattatttaaaaaattacAGTTTTCTACGGGTGTTTTTGGTTACTGCAAGATTAAACCATGCATGTAGTTAATTAAGTTTGTTTTATTATATATGTTTGCAGCCCGGCTACAACACGTGCCCAACTTTATGTTTACCAGTTGAACGTCTTATTGTTGCATTTTTCTAGCTTTATTACACTACAAGAGAACTTGCATTACCATATCTCTAAGTTACAGCTGTCATCAGAAGAGGAGGAAGAATCACACTCCCTTCGCCTTTGACCCCTTTATTGTTCATCAATTATCGTCTGAACATGATCAGTACAGATTTCCAACATTGTTATTGCATCTTGCTCTTCTTCTTGTCGCAACTATTTGACCTCCTCTAAAACAAATATCGACTACAACAAGCCAGTTTAGAGTCATTTGTAGCCTTTGAAATTGTATGATGACTTCATTACTGAGGTCTTGTAATTCTTGCCGTTTCCTGTTCAGAGCTTCTACAGTGATTGAAAAAAAAAGCATTACACATTCAAAACTCGGCTATTAGATATCATACTTATATTGATATATAGCTTACCGTCAGATACATAGATAGTTGTTATTGGTGGCGAGATCTGACTTCTATCTCCATGTATAAGATGTATGAGCCTACCTAATGTGGGATTCTCATTATTCAGTAGGTTCCAGATTGCAGCTTCAATCATGATGATATTTAGCCGCCTGAAAAGTTTTGGAGTTTCATGCACTATTGTATCAATCTTTGCTTGGATATGTCTGACTATGAAAGCGTTGGATGCCATTTCCCACAGGGTGAAGCACAATTATAATTCTTCTGGACAATACAATTGGAAACTAtagcaaaaaatgcaaaaaagtttATGTTTTGAGCTTCCAAGGAATGTGACACTCTACTTATAGGAGAGAGATTTAATGTGAAATTAAATTTTATGTTTTCGGCAAAACAACTTGCCAGTGTATTGGTACAAGGTTGTCGTCACATGTCTTTATTTTTGTTGTAATATATCTggtgctttgttgttgttttacaTATTTCGAAACTTGTTGTAATGGACAAAACAGCGCGGGGAGGTAAATTAGCATGTTTGTAACTTGCGACATTTGTCTCAAAGGGTAGTTTTGTTGAAAGCTGTATGCAATGAAGCCTTAATTTTGTAAATGGTGTTGTACTAGAAAATACTGCTTAGCTATTTTGTATTATCTATTTGAAACAATTATATAAATTCTCGCGTTGCAGTTACACATACATCTGAAACTGGTTTTACTTTTTCCACTGTAAATCAGGAATGAATCTCAGAATGTCAGTTACATTAACACACAATTAGTATCAAAGTGCTTCTTAATGGATAAACTTTTCCTGCTAAAAACCTACAAATATGATGCTTTCATTGATTAACTTTGTAGAAGACTGTTTAAATTTCAGCCAAATTATAGTCCATCTATGAGGGGATGTGGAAGTGGGGGCGGGGGGTTGAATTGATCTGCAGAATCAGTTTGTCATGAACAGTAGCAACCACTAATTCACATGGCAACCCACTAATTTGTGTCTTTTTTTCCACTTCCTTTATAGCTCTATATATATGTTCTATTTTTCATTGTCAGAGTAGCTAAGTATGTTAGTATAATAACATCTCCTCTGTTAGTTTATTAAACCTGAAGAATTTCTGCTGATATTTGGTAGCAATGGTTTCTTGCAGTTCAAAGGTAACCTTTTTGTTACAATATTGTACTTTTCTTTACAAATTACTTTTGTAAAGTCACATATTCGGTGCAAAATTGTCTGCTCAGCTGTAATTACTTATTAATTTCAGATGTATACAATGCAAGTTGTTGAAATTGTCATGTTCTTACTAAAATGTGTGCATGCATGCAGATGCAGTATAGATAATATTGAATTTGGAAGTTTGTGCCTAAGAGTCACTGTAGTCGCTTGCATGTTAGTTTCTGTGTAATTTGTATAGTTACTCCACTGAGGATGATGCGGGTCATGTTATATTGAAATATCTATTGCATGTTAAAAAAATATGTATGTACTCCTTTCTGGTAATTTAATTACAACTTGTGCTCCTATTGAAATTTTGCATGTCAAGAGTTTTAGTTAGTATAATATAGGTCTTCTAAAAggcatagttattgtattataaaGTTCCTGCTTCGCGGTAATACAACTTCGCATGCTAACAAGGGTAGTGCAAAGTCTGGAACTAATCAGACAACACAAATAATGATCCCTTTCCAGGCTTTGTTGCTGCAGATAATAGTACATACATATTTGATAACTAGTACATACACTTCCCTGCCCCGAAATATGATTTCGTAGATATTCAGAGAAACAACGCCTTTGTGTTAGTTTATACAGACAATGGGCCAGAAGCGTACACTTTTGTAGGTGGCCCTTCTGAAAGTTTAGAAAAATCCTGTCAAAGGGCTGCCCAACTTTCTGTTACTGAAATTATGGAAAGGTTCAATGTCTGGGTTGAGGATATTTCTATTTCTCGAGGCGAGAATTTGAAAGGTGTGCTGGTCTATATAAGTTAAAGCGTCAGGAGTTGCGTAATCTTGGCAAAGGACTTGTAGGGGCTCCACTAATTGAAAAGCTATCTAGGGGTGCGCCAATTGGTAGTGAACCAGTTATTGTGGATTACACAGCTATACTAAGGTTAATTATGAAATATGGTTGATATAAGAAAGGTAATATGCACGGTAACAAGCACAACATCCTTACCGAGTGCTGACTATATAAAGTTAGTCAACGGTCAAACCGTTTTTTTTAATGATGAATTGATATGAAGATAGCTTGTTTACATATATATCCCGTATAATTATCTCTCGAAGATTATTGAGAGCAAATAGAACTTGAAAAGACAAGAATCTAAGCCATAATGATCAAGAAGATAAAACAATTTGGGAAGTAGTGTCGAACCATTGATATTCCATTCCGTAAGCATGGAAAATAGATATGCCAGACCATCCATTTATGTACAGGCTGTGACAAAATAAGTGAACCCTTTGAACGGATGGTATATATAAAAATTTTTAAAAAGATACAAATATCGGTTGAAGTTAAAAGTGACACATCTTATAAATGAATTTTATACACTAGGGGAGGCGAATCATTTAAAAGGGCAGCGgttataaaatgaattttatacaCTAGGGGATGTGAATCATTTAAACAGGTAGCAGTTGTTACTATACATATGTATAAGCCATCATTTCATCATAATCTTTTCATGGTTGAAGCTCACGGCACAAGGTTTCAGAGTAAATAACCTCGGATTAAAAACAGTATTGCTCAGAGCTATCGACTATCAATTTTCTCAATCAAGAGTGTCTAATATGACTATATGAGGTAGCAAACATGTCTATTACAGTTGTGTATTATCACGTTACAGTTGTGTATTATCAAAGGAAATGAATAAGCCATCATTTCATCATAATATTTCCATCCTAACGAAAGTGGCTGTGTTTTCATTTTGCTATCACTGAAATGATTAATAACTTTCTAGCTAAGTAAACTATTCTTGCGTCTTCATACTACATACCCACGAAGACAAGAAACTACGAACAACCTAACAAGGACAGACATAACCTACGAAGGAGAGACCTCATGTTGTTATGAACTTTAGCAAACTCCATTGAAATTCACTTCTAACTGGTTTTATAACAGTGAAAACATCGGGTT is a genomic window containing:
- the LOC141632185 gene encoding putative mitochondrial protein AtMg01250 codes for the protein MVLQCITTASFSLSINGEMFGYFHGKRGLRQGDPLSPLIFTLCIEYLTRTIKYAAAKYEFRYHPMCKHLQLANLMFADDVLLFRNRDAKSMMLLLQSYSTFSKATGLKISASKSNVYFRGGTRSAQTRHSECARFCRGYAAL